Proteins found in one Fundidesulfovibrio terrae genomic segment:
- a CDS encoding argininosuccinate synthase gives MSSIKKVVLAYSGGLDTSVILKWIKKTYQCEVITMTADLGQEEELDGLEEKARNTGATKAYIDDLREEFASDFVFPVLRAGAVYEGRYLLGTSIARPLIAKRMVEIALKEGAQAVSHGATGKGNDQVRFELAAMALAPQLKTIAPWREWDFKGRADLMAFAKDNGIPVPVTKEKPYSCDRNLMHLSFEGGELEAPWNEPGPHSYLLCVKPEDAPNEPEYIELEFDKGNPIAINGINLTPAAIIRELNRLGGKHGVGRLDMVENRFVGMKSRGVYETPGCTIIHAAHRDLEGITLDREVMHLRDSLIPRYAEMVYYGFWFAPEREALQALVDKSQERVSGVVRVKLYKGQATPVGRKSPNSLYNTELVTFEEDSVYDQSDATGFIRLQGLRLRGYKKM, from the coding sequence ATGAGCAGCATCAAGAAAGTGGTCCTGGCCTATTCCGGCGGCCTGGACACGTCCGTCATCCTCAAGTGGATCAAGAAGACCTACCAGTGCGAGGTCATCACCATGACCGCCGATCTGGGCCAGGAAGAAGAGCTCGACGGCCTGGAAGAGAAGGCCCGCAACACCGGAGCCACCAAGGCCTACATCGACGACCTGCGCGAGGAGTTCGCCTCCGACTTCGTCTTCCCGGTGCTGCGCGCCGGAGCCGTGTACGAGGGCCGCTACCTGCTGGGCACCTCCATCGCCCGGCCGCTCATCGCCAAGCGCATGGTGGAGATCGCCCTGAAGGAGGGCGCCCAGGCCGTGTCCCACGGCGCCACCGGCAAGGGCAACGACCAGGTGCGCTTCGAACTGGCCGCCATGGCCCTGGCCCCGCAGCTGAAAACCATCGCCCCCTGGCGCGAATGGGACTTCAAGGGCCGCGCCGACCTCATGGCCTTCGCCAAGGACAACGGCATCCCCGTGCCCGTCACCAAGGAAAAGCCCTACAGCTGCGACCGCAACCTCATGCACCTCTCCTTCGAGGGCGGCGAGCTGGAAGCCCCCTGGAACGAACCCGGACCGCACAGCTACCTGCTCTGCGTGAAGCCCGAGGACGCCCCCAACGAGCCCGAATACATCGAGCTCGAGTTCGACAAGGGCAACCCCATCGCCATAAACGGCATCAACCTGACCCCGGCGGCCATCATCCGCGAGCTGAACCGCCTCGGCGGCAAGCACGGCGTGGGCCGCCTGGACATGGTGGAGAACCGCTTCGTGGGCATGAAGTCGCGCGGCGTCTACGAGACCCCGGGCTGCACCATCATCCACGCCGCCCACCGCGACCTGGAAGGCATCACCCTGGACCGCGAGGTCATGCACCTGCGCGACTCGCTCATCCCGCGCTACGCCGAGATGGTCTACTACGGATTCTGGTTCGCCCCCGAACGCGAGGCTCTCCAGGCCCTGGTGGACAAGAGCCAGGAGCGCGTCAGCGGCGTCGTGCGCGTGAAGCTCTACAAGGGTCAGGCCACCCCCGTGGGACGCAAGTCGCCCAACAGCCTCTACAACACCGAGCTGGTGACTTTCGAGGAGGACTCGGTCTATGACCAGTCCGACGCCACCGGCTTCATAAGACTCCAGGGCCTGCGGCTGCGCGGTTACAAGAAGATGTAA